In Gemmata obscuriglobus, a single genomic region encodes these proteins:
- the alaS gene encoding alanine--tRNA ligase: MLSSSEIRQQFVDFFCKKHGHTNIASSPVVPLNDPTLLFANAGMNQFKPYFLGTEKPPVVRVANTQKCIRAGGKHNDLDDVGRDTYHHTFFEMLGNWSFGDYFKKDAIAWAWELLTEVWKLDPTRLHVTVFEGDPANGIPRDDEAAGFWKAVGVPEERIHLGNKKDNFWEMGNTGPCGPCTEIHIDRTPDKSGGPLVNGGTDKVIEIWNLVFIQFNRNEDQSLTPLPAQHVDTGMGFERICSVVQGKSSNYDTDVFTPLFEAIQKVTLCDRPYGGDLNDLKDTAYRVIADHIRTLTFALTDGATIGNVGRDYVLKRILRRAERYGYQVLGTNEPFLYRLVDTVVEHFGAAFPELKKNPHKVKDQIRDEEAAFLRTLRRGITLFNRIAAQMKDEGRTQVSGKEAFKLHDTYGVIIDITLQMAQEQGLTVDVPGFEEEMKIAQDGARAGGKKFAVTAVKGDLPPTDDAPKYDAAVVDATVLGWVVDNEVVRTGALKAGDSAALLLDRTNFYAEQGGQVGDTGTIDRPGTAGAEFEVEDTQRLGETVLHVGALLAGELKVGDRVTLQQTTTRRIDVMRNHTATHLLNLALREVLGHHVEQKGSLVDEEKTRFDFSHDKPVTAEELREIERRVNRQVVLDQVVTAQTMPLAQAKGLPGVRAVFGEKYPDPVRVVMIGAEAPEKVTQDMSVEFCGGTHLPRTGTIGYFKIVSQEGVAKGIRRITAVTGKPAYEDVQTRSAIVDELAGTFQCRPDELPTRVGALQEQLKAAQAQLKKAVAAALTGVVDELIASAPDVGGSKVVVAKLPDGASNETVRTQIDRVKQKCGSAFVVFGWSEGPESAFLIAALTPDLVKKGLKAGDVVKQVAPVIGGGGGGKPEQAQAGGKEPAKLPEALQKADRLGRDLLAK, from the coding sequence ATGCTTTCTTCCAGCGAAATTCGTCAGCAGTTCGTCGACTTCTTCTGCAAGAAGCACGGGCACACGAACATCGCGTCGTCGCCGGTGGTGCCGCTCAACGACCCGACGCTGCTGTTCGCCAACGCGGGCATGAACCAGTTCAAGCCGTACTTCCTCGGCACCGAGAAGCCGCCGGTGGTGCGGGTCGCGAACACCCAGAAGTGCATCCGCGCGGGCGGCAAGCACAACGACCTCGACGACGTGGGCCGGGACACGTACCACCACACGTTCTTCGAGATGCTCGGGAACTGGAGCTTCGGGGACTACTTCAAGAAGGACGCGATCGCGTGGGCGTGGGAGCTGCTCACCGAGGTGTGGAAGCTCGACCCGACGCGCCTGCACGTCACCGTCTTCGAAGGCGACCCGGCGAACGGCATCCCGCGCGACGACGAGGCGGCGGGGTTCTGGAAGGCGGTCGGCGTGCCCGAGGAGCGCATCCACCTCGGCAACAAGAAGGACAACTTCTGGGAGATGGGGAACACCGGGCCGTGCGGGCCGTGTACCGAGATCCACATTGACCGCACGCCCGACAAGAGCGGCGGCCCGCTGGTGAACGGCGGCACGGACAAGGTCATCGAGATCTGGAACCTGGTGTTCATCCAGTTCAACCGGAACGAGGACCAGAGCCTCACGCCGCTGCCCGCCCAGCACGTCGACACGGGCATGGGGTTCGAGCGCATCTGCTCGGTGGTGCAGGGGAAGAGCAGCAACTACGACACGGACGTGTTCACCCCGCTGTTCGAGGCGATCCAGAAGGTCACGCTGTGCGACCGGCCCTACGGCGGCGACCTGAACGACCTGAAGGACACGGCGTACCGGGTGATCGCGGACCACATCCGCACGCTCACGTTCGCGCTCACCGACGGCGCGACCATCGGGAACGTGGGGCGCGACTACGTGCTCAAGCGCATCCTGCGGCGCGCGGAGCGGTACGGGTACCAGGTGCTCGGCACGAACGAGCCGTTCCTCTACCGGCTCGTTGACACGGTGGTGGAGCACTTCGGCGCGGCGTTCCCGGAGCTGAAGAAGAACCCGCACAAGGTCAAGGACCAGATCCGCGACGAAGAGGCGGCGTTCCTGCGCACCCTGCGGCGCGGGATCACGCTGTTCAACCGCATCGCCGCGCAGATGAAGGACGAGGGGCGCACGCAGGTGAGCGGCAAGGAGGCGTTCAAGCTCCACGACACCTACGGCGTCATCATCGACATCACGCTCCAGATGGCCCAGGAGCAGGGCCTGACGGTCGATGTGCCGGGCTTTGAAGAGGAGATGAAAATCGCCCAGGACGGCGCGAGGGCCGGCGGGAAGAAGTTCGCCGTCACGGCCGTGAAGGGCGACCTGCCCCCGACCGACGACGCCCCCAAGTACGACGCCGCGGTCGTCGACGCGACCGTGCTCGGCTGGGTCGTTGACAACGAGGTGGTCCGGACCGGCGCGCTGAAGGCCGGCGATTCGGCGGCGCTGCTGCTGGACCGCACGAACTTCTACGCCGAGCAGGGCGGGCAGGTGGGCGACACCGGCACCATCGACCGGCCCGGCACCGCCGGCGCCGAGTTCGAGGTGGAAGACACGCAGCGGCTCGGCGAAACGGTGCTGCACGTCGGCGCGCTGCTCGCGGGCGAGTTGAAGGTCGGCGACCGGGTCACCCTTCAGCAAACCACGACGCGCCGCATTGACGTGATGCGGAACCACACCGCCACGCACCTGCTGAACCTCGCGCTGCGCGAGGTGCTGGGGCACCACGTCGAGCAGAAGGGCTCGCTCGTGGACGAGGAGAAGACCCGGTTCGACTTCTCGCACGACAAGCCGGTGACGGCCGAGGAGCTGCGCGAGATCGAGCGCCGGGTGAACCGGCAGGTCGTGCTGGATCAGGTGGTCACGGCGCAAACGATGCCGCTGGCGCAGGCCAAAGGGCTGCCGGGCGTGCGCGCGGTGTTCGGCGAGAAGTACCCGGACCCTGTGCGCGTCGTCATGATCGGCGCCGAGGCGCCCGAGAAGGTGACCCAGGACATGTCGGTGGAGTTCTGCGGCGGGACGCATTTGCCGCGCACCGGCACCATCGGGTACTTCAAGATCGTCTCCCAGGAAGGCGTGGCGAAGGGCATCCGGCGCATCACCGCCGTCACCGGGAAGCCGGCTTACGAGGACGTGCAGACGCGCAGCGCGATCGTGGACGAACTCGCGGGCACGTTCCAGTGCCGCCCGGACGAACTGCCCACGCGCGTCGGGGCGCTCCAGGAGCAACTGAAGGCGGCCCAGGCGCAGCTCAAGAAAGCAGTCGCCGCGGCCCTCACGGGGGTGGTCGACGAGTTGATCGCGTCGGCGCCGGACGTGGGCGGGTCGAAGGTGGTCGTGGCGAAGCTGCCCGACGGTGCGAGCAACGAAACGGTCCGCACGCAGATCGACCGCGTGAAGCAGAAGTGCGGATCGGCGTTCGTGGTGTTCGGGTGGTCGGAAGGCCCGGAGAGCGCGTTCCTGATCGCCGCGCTCACGCCGGACCTCGTGAAGAAGGGGCTGAAGGCCGGGGACGTGGTGAAGCAGGTCGCCCCGGTGATCGGCGGCGGCGGCGGCGGGAAGCCGGAGCAGGCGCAGGCCGGCGGGAAGGAGCCCGCGAAGCTGCCCGAAGCGCTCCAAAAGGCCGATCGCCTCGGGCGCGACCTGCTCGCGAAGTGA